The following is a genomic window from Carassius gibelio isolate Cgi1373 ecotype wild population from Czech Republic chromosome B7, carGib1.2-hapl.c, whole genome shotgun sequence.
CAAACACGTTAAATACACTGACGCAATAGGAGATTTACTTATCAGTCCCTTTGTAGCTCCAGATCGGACATCCTGAGGAGGTGATGAAGTCTCCGTCTCCTCCAGCAGGAGGGGACATTTACAAACTAAATTCATAATTTCCACCACAGTTAAATATTTCTAGAttggttaaaaaacaaaaacggcATATGGAGAAATCAAATAggcctttaatttaatttaatatgaaatgtaatatgaacaacaAGTTTTTCCATAAATTGATAATCATATAGCCTAATGTATAATTCAGAAACCTGACATAGATGTGTGTATTAATGTGACAAGTAAAAATAACACCGCATCATGAATCATTTGGATCCTTATGTCCGGTATTCCCCAGATGTATGTGAAAGTAACAGTGTTTGTCTCAGTACTGTAACAAATTTACACTGCCTCATTTCATTGCTCCTCGTTTTACAGCCTGTGAACCAGAAACGCATTTAGGTACTGCACATAGACAGTAAGGTACTGCACTCACTGCGAGAAGGGAGGAAACTACCAAGAAGTTAGGAGAAGCTAGAAATTACCATAGGAAGATACGGGTGCATCCATTTTTTGGACGAAACACCTAATGCACGCATGGATTCATCACCACCCTCTTCACATATTTAGACATCTTGcttgaatattaaaaatgtatcaccGAACGAATCAGCCAAATTTATTGCGATAAAGCAAAATCCCATTAGTAGTACCTTCTGTAGCTTTTCTCATCGACAATCAAATTAtattgaataaacatgataatTTACAAAATACAGTAGGCTTTGTTGAACATATACAACATAcaggaaaacataaaaaataaaataaatatgaaaatagaaCAAAATAGTATGATGTCCTAAATAAAGCTTCAAACGTTCGTctagctattttttttaaaccaagaagtAAAAGAAAGAATTTCTGCTATATAAGAAACAAATgattatgacataaaaaaattaaatactaagTCATACTTATGAAAGTAAAAATTCTGACAGTAATTATTTTGCGATAGTCAAAACTATTAGATAAAAAGTAATCACAACACAATAAAAATTTTTGACTGTCATAactttttgtcataattgtgactttcttCATAAATTCGACTCTTTATCTTgtcattttttactttaatctaataaataatttatatgattTCGTACTGTAGTTCATATATCCCCCCGCTTATCCTTTTTTTGACACGCCCAGCCTCCTCGTCACTGCTGTGAGTGGGCAGCAGAAGTCGGAAACACAAGTTCGAGCGCATCGTTTATGAACCGTTAGCCGAACACCGTTACTCTGCTACCGAGCCAAAGCAAGGTAGCCAGAcaggagaaacagaaaacatggCGAAAACGTACGATTATCTGTTCAAACTGCTGCTCATCGGAGACAGCGGAGTGGGCAAGACGTGTCTGCTGTTTCGGTTCAGTGAGGACGCGTTCAACACCACCTTCATCTCCACTATAGGTCAGTTCAACTCTGTGTAACTTACAGGAATGATTATGAAGTCCTGCGGGAGGAGAAATAAGCCGTTAGAGAGTTAAGTGGAGGTTTACACACATGTGACGGTCTGCTGAAGTGACAGGAAGAGGCCGTGGATGTGACAGCCCGTTCACGGACCTATTCAAAGACATTGGTTTTATTAGCGTTTAAAATGACAAACACCCAATTTTACATAATGAATTGTCAGGATCACTTGGAAAATACTACTTGAATCTGTAATTCACGAGACGTCACTAGCATGCTGTGTTTGTAGAGCTAGCATTGTGATTAGCTGTGCTGTGCTAGCGGTGTGGGCTGGACTGCACTTTCGTTTCTGTGGTTAAAGAGACCTGTAGATTCACATTTATCACATTTCATATTTCCAGTCATATTAACCAATAAACAAGAGTTTACTTGGTGACTTTACTTGGGAAGGAGTAAAAGGTGGGTCTGTGTGCGGTCACAGGTGGCTTATCTCATCAACATCTGATTGCTTACAAGATGGTGATGTTACATTTGTGATGGTACATCAGTTCCTACGTACACTTTAACTTTaaagttgatatgaagatggaaTGTATTTAATGTTAACTTTGTTTTGTACCTTCATGTTAAAGACCCTATTTTGAACAATTAATCTGATTCTGtgcatatgtttattattatttattttttcatgttttgatcTCATCAAAGGGTCACAGTTGACCCTTCTGGTAAAGACGACAGACTTCTCTCTGGTAACATGCAGGACTTTTCCCTTCACTTTGTCCAGTTAAACCTCGCCCCTGCAAGCTCACATTCATCTCCCTTCACTTTTGAGTGTCACAcccacatctcaaaatccagtcaacCACCAATGTATTGAAAGTCCTCACTCTACATTTAGTCTTTTTCGGTAATCAGTTTCAGTTGGATGTACGTCACAATAGGAAGAAAAGGTCTGTAGCTACTTCCTTTTCGTCGTGATTTTAACACTCTTACAGAAGCAGCATGTGTTTCTTAAATCCGCAGACCTATAGTGTAATTGTAGAATATGAAACCCTCAAAATCTGAGTGTACATATCACATGAAATTGTACTAACATACATGGATTTGTTGTGATATTTTTGACAGCTTTAGGTaagcctgtctctactgtggtCCAATACGTCATTTCCTGTGCGAAACCTGTGCTAGAGTTCCTTGACCTTTTGTCATTGTTATGCCACAGACTTCCCCTATTGCCATGGACAATACTGCTGTGTCACTTCCTGTCCCATGTCCTGTGAATGCCTTCATACACACTGCCAAGTTTTCTCGTAATTGCCACAAACAGGGGCCATTTTTTGTTGCTACTCATTGCAACAGGTTTATATGCATGTGCAAAGCCTTTAGCAACACTGAAGCCATTGAGTGGGTCAGACATATGTTACACCCTTCTGACCTCTCTACACATTCTGTCTCCATTGTTATACCATGATAACCTAATGCAGCAGTCTCCTTTAAATAGAAAGATGTGTTCTGAAATGAGTCAGTTTCACATCGTCATGATAGGACTGGTTTCTGTTGTGTGAACACTAGGTTTTGAGATGGACTGTTTCACATCACTTATTTCTAAACATTATTATTGCAGGGATTGACTTTAAAATCAGAACAATCGAGCTGGATGGGAAGAAGATCAAGCTTCAGATCTGGTGAGGAGCACCAGTCTGCATTAtcctttataaaataaagatgtaTTAAACCTGTGAAAAGGTTTGGCCGCTATGCCATATCTCAAATGGTGGAAAAACTTTCAGTTAAAGCATATTTTGATatctaatttatatttttgttttacagtttttttttgtattgcttttgtatatcattgaattttatttaaaattcttgGATATGCAATTGTGTATTATGCAGGACTTACATTAGCCCCACAACCCTCAATCAAGTTTGATTTTCCAGCCTTTCTTAGTAAAAAGTTTGGGCAAGCCTGGTATAAATTATAATTGTGTACAagctagtgctgtcaaacgattaattgcatacaaaataaaagttttggtttacataataaatgtgtgtttgtgtactgtgtatgtttattatgtatatataaatacatacacaacaTGCGTGTTTATGTTtaagaaaatatgttgtttatatattaaatatatttataatctaaatatatacatgcaaatattttctaaatataaactgtgtatttatatacacataataaatatacacactaaaTATTATGtgcacaaaacttttattttggatgcgatttaatcgtttgacagcactagtacaaataaatgtgttttttaaatttgcCATAAAGGGATACAGCCGGACAGGAGAGGTTCAGGACCATCACCACAGCGTATTATAGAGGAGCAATGGTAATGGGCTATTCTCTTGAGCAAATAATGCTAGATATGCTTCTGCATCGGTTACGTTGCCTAATCTATGTGTTTCCTTTCTGTCATTTTCACAGGGAATTATGCTGGTGTACGATATCACAAATGAGAAATCGTTTGACAACATCAAGAACTGGATCAGGAACATTGAAGAGGTGCGAAACAGACCTAATGCATGAAGTTTTCACTTAATTTTAAGTGAGATTAATTTTCCTCTGTCTGTTTTATCAGCATGCTTCATCAGATGTGGAACGGATGATATTGGGGAACAAATGTGACATGAATGATAAGAGGCAAGTTTCAAAAGAAAGAGGGGAAAAGGTatgcatcattaaaaaaattttttcaaaTGACTGAAAATCAAAACTGAAAACAAGTCAGAACAAGCTAGTATGTAAAAATGCTGATgtgtttatttaaacatttcccTTTTTTCCTGCTACAGCTAGCTATTGATTATGGAATCAAGTTCTTGGAAACCAGTGCAAAATCTAGCACAAATGTTGAAGAGGTGGGGAAATTCTCTTGTTAAATAAGTTATCTAATGTAGATTAATTTATTTGAACAAGATTAGCATTTTTTACTGATCTAATCTAGTGGCATGTTTTTCTTCAATGCTAGGCCTTTGTCACTCTTGCTAGAGACATCATGACCAGATTAAACAGAAAAATGGTGAGAATGAAATATTACAATCATGTAGAAAAATCATCCTGAATCTTAGAAAATGGTTAAGAAAATGCTTAGTACTGCTCACTGACTCAAATACAGAAATAGAAGATGTTAATATCATTGAAATTTCCTTATTGTGTccaaaaaaacaaatttaaaatgtgGTTTTATGTCTTAACACTAATGCTGAATGGATTCTTGTTTGCTTGCATCTTTGTGTTTAGAATGAGAATAACCCTTcgggaggaggaggagcagtgaAAATCACAGAGAGTCGATCCAAGAAGCCGAGCTTCTTCCGTTGCACTCTGCTCTAACCCTGCAGCTTTTGCAGCCTCAGTGTGTGAATGATTTTATCTCTCTATGTGTGTTTGGCGTGCGCGCGAGTGTTTGTGTGAGGGTTTACAGTACCACTGGACTTTCAGCTGTTAGCTGCTGCTGAGAGCTCTGGACTTTAGCCTGCCTCATCTATACTTACTGAAGGCCTGAAGAGAGTGTGCTAGATAAAGACTATTGCGCTGTTCCCAAAACGTTCCTTTTAAGCCAAAATATCCACCTACCTACCCCTTAACCCCCTGGATCAGTCCCAATTTAGTGTAGCCTAATTTGAATTGTGAGatcatttttttatctttaaaataattaattccatATAGTGAATTTATAGTCACTTTGATTTGAAATGGTTTATTAAAGCACCATTAAATGAAGGAAATAGTATATCGAGTATATCTAATGCCTGCtattatgcagtttttttttgcaataaagatTGTGTACCTGAAGTAATGACTGAAGAACCTGAAGGTTTGATAGTTAAATATTGGTCAAACTGAAGGACatgatattgatatatatataaaatgtttgttatcattgaatgttatgttttgttatatttagtcACCCATTTTATATGtacttaatttttatgtttagttACTGTTCCAAAGCCGCAATAAACTGTGGAATAGATGGCAACGTTCCACAGGTCTTAGTCTTCCCCCTTTCCCTGACTTTATGTCATTAACTGCAACAGAGACCAAAGTAAAAAGAAATCGAAACTGTGATAGATACTATTTAAAATTGTCcttgggtttttttattttttggggggggggggggggggggttgtaatctcatatatataaagaataaagaGAGAGGGCTAGGACCTGTTTCCTAATGCTTGTTGAAGCAGCAGCAGCCAGCTAGgccctgtatatacagtattacatTTACTAATggtattatatttttatactcTATTAACGTAAGCATCTTTACTCACCACTTCATATGAAGCAATTAAAGCATGTTAACCTGTGCTTATGTGGGATTGATTTATTTGTTaatacttgttttttgttttgtttttttactcatttaaatgttttattcagtattctgtACGCTGTCTTTTGTAATTCCCTCTTTTATAAGATTCTTATGAGTGTGAATTTGTGAATTGTTTACAGCACAACTGCAGcagtatcttttttattttttattttatgtcatgcactgttatttgtgtgtgtgggtctCTTGTAGGACCTCCTCACTTCATAAACCACTTAAAGTCCCGCCTGTGAAATCAGCCACTTCAAAAAACAAGGCCAATGTGGAATTTGCAGACTTTTATAACTGATTCTGTGGGGGGGGGAGAAGACATGGagtttcacatttaaacatgcttAACCAGAGCTGAGAGTACTAAACTTTTATTACCTTGGTGTTCAATTTCTGTCTAAATCTGCAGATCTTTCCATTTGCAGATTCTATGTGGGCATGTTACAAAGTGAGAACACAAACTGAAATGTTGAGAATCAACCTAGATACTTCAGAATTCACCTAATTTACTCAAAATGAATGATTGCTCTATTGTTTATGTTTAAGGGCGAATGATTGCTTGAGTTCTATTGGCATTGTGCATCTGTTTGAAAGAGCCCCTGCTCGTGCTCTTGCGGCGTGCCATTTccacttaaagtgatagttcacccagaaataaaacttcattaactcaccctcatgtcagtccaaaccctgctttctttgttctgtggaacacacaaaaaagtatttttggaacaagaaaggtgtgtgttttttgtccatacaattggAAGTCAATGATTTggttaaattgtttttttaaaatatactgatttgcgttctgtagaaagtcatacaggtttgaaacaacatgaaggtgggcacatgatgacagaattataattttcgagtgaactatccctttaatggccCAGTAGTCATGTTTTGAATATGCATGCAGGCACATTTGC
Proteins encoded in this region:
- the LOC127961664 gene encoding ras-related protein Rab-8B is translated as MAKTYDYLFKLLLIGDSGVGKTCLLFRFSEDAFNTTFISTIGIDFKIRTIELDGKKIKLQIWDTAGQERFRTITTAYYRGAMGIMLVYDITNEKSFDNIKNWIRNIEEHASSDVERMILGNKCDMNDKRQVSKERGEKLAIDYGIKFLETSAKSSTNVEEAFVTLARDIMTRLNRKMNENNPSGGGGAVKITESRSKKPSFFRCTLL